The Aedes albopictus strain Foshan chromosome 1, AalbF5, whole genome shotgun sequence genomic interval GCATGCTTGGATGTAGAGGCCGTTGataaattacgttacgctttacaactgcacgcagaaaaatggcgctttaaggctcaaatgagaatcaaaactgaaaaagcacttttctgcagaatgacaaaaaagcgaaccaaaccctcgtgtccgattgtcataattgactataTAAACAATCGGACGTTCTTATTTTCTTCGCCTTGTGGATCGTTttgagaaaaagtgcttttttagttctggaacatttgcctttctcaaaacaataaaacgcatggctgattttcaaactgagaattggcttctttagtggtgttgagacaattttatattctgaatctgcatgccaaactgagccgaaatccaaattttcatgaattttggtgcccggtaacctatttaaaaatcagtttaaagtttgtatgggagcgatttgtcgaataacccctcgtcgcattttgtactgggcggagctgtcaagcagttgctcagctgtcaaaaggtgatttcaaaaaatctctttgaaattgattttaggtaccaaaataaagtttaaaaaatctgaaaaaatcattgcggctcagaaaaaggtgctctttcgtataaaatcaaaaaatctatacattttccaaaatttaaaaacccaatttacttattccaaagttatgtttaattgttttaatttaaattaactctaaatagagtttatcgataaaaacaaccgataaccatcatttcatatattatgtcaaaaatttcatttgtttcaacaaaataaaaaccataaacatggacCGAaaacactcacacatctataaaatgtttaccccaacatccccacaacgaagaaggtgcagcttgggtgcagcaaatccatcacgccaacttccaagtgcagctttggccgtgatggataacgcgcagggactcacgacagcatccacaaaaagttgatcggtttcgttttttttttcgtcgttctcctcaccatccgcttaccgaccggtcttaaaatagatttccgagctgccgcagttgctgccgtcaccaacacaatcacattccgggtttgttagtggcaaaagtgcagtcgtttgaatcaatccattatttcatgttgaaaataccatatctttgtttgttttaacaaactgtcaaaaatttcgacaaatgaaaatatttgtattatcaaacaatagaacagttcagtttaaactagaaatcagtttgtcgctataatagtaaactgaaaaatcggttgatttgaactacatagaatttaattgtgattacaatttatttttctgcgtatgGCACACTACAGTGCAGCTTATTTTCCGAAAGTTGTTGAAATCCttcgttcaattcgcattcaattgggcatatTCCATTGAattaagagccgatgcacacgggcggcgcacccacgcagcgtgcacgcaagtgcgtcctgagttacacacaatcaaatggggtgatgcacacgagaacgcaacgctaccgcaccgcaaccgcgccgcaccgtgtgcggcacgcaatgtcaacgcatgccccacaggaacgctgcggcgacgcagcgtgaattcactCGGCgtcaatagtggtttctgcttttagtagtgttgcgtatACGTACACGATGCATTACACGAACACAagctgagttactggttgaaaatagtaaacaaaaatcagctgttcccggcaaaatcaaatgggcgtattttcaaccagtagatttgcgttagtgttcgtgacaccgcgctgcgaaaccactattaacgctcgtgtgcatcggctctaagtCATTGCATCGTCTAGTCATTAATGCGAGTTGTCGCCCCCTCGGGAGAAATTTTCTTCGAACGCAAATCACATCaaaacaaattttgttctgaTATTTACTTTCAAGCTATCGACCGCATCGGAGGAACCCTCAAGAAAAAGCACTCTCACGAAGAAATAAAAAGAGAAAATGAGAGCGATTTTCTCTTTTTTCTTTGCATGTGTGCCACGCATCCTTCGCATTAAATTTTGTCTCGCGGCCTGCACTGAACAAAAATCCCCgccaaaaattgaatgaaaattgcctcatccgagccccatgcctaataTAAGATGATTTGCAGAAGGCCATCATTCACTTGCCGATTTGACAGAATCAAAACAAGAGATATAAAAATCATTCAAAGCTAGCATTATACTCATacaattcaaaatcaaaacaaatatggGAAAGGATGATGGTCATTCAAAAGTCATCCAATAAAGCGgatgcaaaataaatgaaaataattacGAAACCAAATATTGTCCATATGGGAGTTTTTCACTTctggattattattattaaacattctggcaaaaactAATATCACAACCATTCCAACTAATTTGCGAGATAACCCAATGAAGTGATTTTCATAAGGATTTTCACTCAAACTAGTTGGAACGGTTGTGATATTAGATTTTGCCAGAATTATGAGAAAATGTGTACTACAAATATTGTTTAGTTTTCTTTATTTCACTACCTCTAATTCCACATGTTAAACACCGCAGCATCACTGCCATTTCCACGACATAATCCTCCTTCTTGTACAAATACTTGAAATGGTTTCCCAATGAGATTCTCTGGAAAGAGTTAAAAAAATGAAACAATTATCAatattgcaccaataaataatccaGAGAAACTTACCGGAAAGTGTTGGAACAATAAACAGGCGATCCATTATTGTGGCCTAAGGAGTATTTGGCACTCAATATTTCCCCTATCGCGAGACTTTTTCGttacaaagtaaaaaaaaaaaatttcaaccgTCACCATTTTTTGCGGGTACATATAGCGCGCAAACAGCAAAATGAAAGGCGAACCAACAATTGAATGATATTCGTAATGGGATTAGCAAGAAATATTTGCAGCTTGTATCAAAACTACTGTCATACGAAAGCTAAACAAAACTCCATCgttattgttttgaaaatcattCGATCGATTTGACGATTGATCACATGACTGAATGATGATTCATTCGTTTGGTTGCAGGGATTTTAGTTTGGTGgttgaatgattttcggtatgagGCACGGGAGTAAATGCTTTCCTATAGTTTTGTGACGATTATCACTCACAACACACCCCAAGCAAAAAATCATTCATAAATTGTGTAAATTTTAGTTTTATAACAGGATGATTTTCATTTATTTGAAGTCAGTCAAATCATTCTGTTGTAAAATCATTCAAAATCCAGATTCTGTGGATCTGTAAcgcattgaatgaagaatcattctccatacggcgggggttttcgttcagtgtgagAGCGAGCTGTCAGAATCGTTTTCGGCGTTTTTCGCTGCACCCCCCCATGTGAGTTAAGTAATCGCTCTTCTATCGTCGGGCGGCTCCGTTCTGGTCAGCAATATTTAATTATTGCTTAGCTCTTTCGGAAGTTTTCACGGGATTCCGGTGGTAGACAGTGCGCTGGTCGTCGATGGTTTAAGCCGCGGTTCGCGTGTTCAGTGTGGGTTGACGGGATTTTCGACGGAATGATGTGCTAGATGGTGCTCTCCCGATCAGAACAACACTGAGGATTATGCTGAGAAAATTGACCAGCAGTTCGGCGACGCGATGGATCACGACGCAGCACATCGGATCTCTGAGGCAGGGTCCCGGAGGAGTGCACATCCGCCGGGGGCTGATTATATACCACGACCATCATCGACTACAGACAGCTGTTAGCAGTGCCGGCACAATCATTTGCTGGAAGGATGATTCACGGTGGAGTGCGAATAGCACCGGCTGCAGGAAGCTGACAAACTCACGGTGGCCGGAGCACAGGTTGCACCATGGTGCCTCCAAAGGCAAGAACTGGGAGCTAGTTTTAAGGGATTACAGTAGCAACATTAGTGATAAGAAACCGGAGCCAAAAAGTTTGCTAAAGAGGATAGTCCAGAGTCCGTACGGGAGGTTGATGCGGGTGGATCGGCCAATTGGGTCCTGGCTGCTGTTTTGGCCCTGCGGATGGAGCATAGCGCTGAGCGCACCGGCCGGATGTTGGCCGGATCTGTGGATGCTGACCCTGTTTGGGACGGGGGCATTCATCATGAGAGGAGCAGGCTGTACGATAAACGACATGTGGGATCGGGACATTGACGGAAAAGTGGCCCGGACCAAGACGCGACCGTTGGTTGCCGGAGAGTTGAGTGCAGCGGATGCTTGGTTCTTCCTAGGAGCTCAGTTGGGCGTCGGGCTGTTGATCCTGTTGGAACTGAATTGGTACTCGATTCTGCTCGGGGCAAGTTCCCTGGGGTTAGTCATCATCTATCCGCTGATGAAGCGAATAACCCACTGGCCACAACTGGTCCTGGGAATGACCTTCAACTGGGGTGCCCTGCTGGGTTGGAGTGCCACCCAAGGCTCGGTCGATTGGTCCGCTTGCCTGCCGCTGTACGCGGCCGGCGTCTGCTGGACAATCGTCTACGACACTATCTACGCCCATCAGGACAAGGTGGACGACGCCCTGCTGGGAATCAAATCGACCGCGATCCGTTTCGGAGACAACACGAAGCTGTGGCTGAGTGGATTCACGACGGCAATGATCGGCGGTCTGGTAACGTCCGGAGTGGTGTGTGAGCAGACGTGGCCCTACTATTCGGCCGTCGGAGTGATATCGGCCCATCTGGCGCATCAGGTGAGTGAGAGGAAGAGGGACGAGGGGGGAAAGGTTAAGAAGTGTGGCGTAATGCTGACCGTGTAGAACGTGCTTCGTATTTGTTTATCATTTTCGTACCTCTTTTTTGTGCTTTGCATGTTTGTTAACTGTTAGCAGTTATTCCGCTGCGTTGGAAAAGTAATTGTGTATAAGTATAGGCTGTGTTTGCTCTTTTGCGACAAATAAAATGTGTCCCAATTCAATCTCATGAGCAATTCTACTCACATTCTTTGaatcctaaggggctgtccattaattacgtaagggaaattttacgatttttcgacacccccccccccccccccccccttgtaagattttttgtatgttcatctataatgaaaaaaagctgggttcacaaggtaacctaaacagaagttaccctacgaaaatgaacttttttatgtagatccacttgggctacatacgctaattacgctgaaaattgatctgaggtttccttgccgtagccactacccaaactagacaggattacactcttcacaatcacagcaccaaaaggaaacatcaacgacgaaccaaatcgtggtcaattaaaaaacgccaatggcgaaaacgcattaagcgaacccatataggcagtaatgtaagctaataaacaacatttgaataaccccgcccttatttagcctcaaattcgaAACTTAAGAAatgcaactgattatctcggagaaacgcaaggtccactgcaccattgctccggttagcgcagtaagggcgtaatactgtggaggacgccctaattctccacaggctccgtttgtggttaggtttttattagacccccctaaccattcattctttggcacggtaagcataaagccgcataacaccatgaattaggggtcacctgtttagtggacttttaccactggatcaggcggtccgtagtgttattcttagccaattgagacaaccgctaccgacactacacagctatctaggctgatcgggaaaagaagttaacaattggcatgtgtcagatatagaatctttatctgaccatcgctacatcttttttgaacatttgaatgttacttcgcaaactatgCGTTTCAGGGATACCCGGTCAACTAACTGTGGGGGGGATcactttactgatttggttgcggccaaatttcaaggATACTCACctttggcgtagctagctttccttttttcttactcactctcctgaaAAGAAAAAACACAAGAAAGAGAAGGATGCAAGAGGGGGCACAGGTTCCCCCTTTCATCGCGCTCTTTCTTTTGTTTTTCAAGaagaatgagtgagaaaaaaagctttttttttaccaaatagtTTATTTATTGGCTCGATCGTTTAActaaaaactttacggagccgatatCTTATCGAATAGatacaaaaatattcaaaagattACATCAATAAAACTGCATTCGGGTGCATTTCTTCTTTGGTCGCGGTACGGAGCCGGAGCTTGAACCACCACCAGAAGCTGCGAATCGAGCCCGTCGCTGAGCCACCCTATCGTCCGCCGATGAATCCTGACTCTCGCTGACCTCGTCTTTCGATGGGGTTTTGTCTACCTTCCGATTCATCGCATTAGATTTGGTTTCATTCGGTTGAACCTGGTCCAAAATGTCCGCATTTTCGACGATAATTTCTTCTTCCAAAACTTCAATTATTTCGTCCTGTACCGTTTCTTGCGAAATAAGCTCCACTACTGCCTCGCCAGACACAATTCCAGCATACGAAGGCTTCTCCTTCTTCTTGTCCGGGTTTCGTTGAGGGCAAGAGTCCCTCCGGTGCCCTTCCGCTTGACATGAGAAACACGTCTCCTTCAATCCTTCATAATATATTCTCCCTTTCCGGTTGGAAACGTCGATCCATGACGGGATTCTTGTTTCGACCTCCATGAACACTCCTCGGACTCCAGTATGCATATGATCGAGGCCAAGTCCCGTGGGGAATC includes:
- the LOC134285544 gene encoding 4-hydroxybenzoate polyprenyltransferase, mitochondrial-like, encoding MLRKLTSSSATRWITTQHIGSLRQGPGGVHIRRGLIIYHDHHRLQTAVSSAGTIICWKDDSRWSANSTGCRKLTNSRWPEHRLHHGASKGKNWELVLRDYSSNISDKKPEPKSLLKRIVQSPYGRLMRVDRPIGSWLLFWPCGWSIALSAPAGCWPDLWMLTLFGTGAFIMRGAGCTINDMWDRDIDGKVARTKTRPLVAGELSAADAWFFLGAQLGVGLLILLELNWYSILLGASSLGLVIIYPLMKRITHWPQLVLGMTFNWGALLGWSATQGSVDWSACLPLYAAGVCWTIVYDTIYAHQDKVDDALLGIKSTAIRFGDNTKLWLSGFTTAMIGGLVTSGVVCEQTWPYYSAVGVISAHLAHQIYSLNIDNPTDCATKFISNHQVGLILFLGIVLGTLYKGYSQQRATSSSSSSSSSSSATSSSSSGLLLAAANHHQSAARQAS